The Halobacteria archaeon AArc-dxtr1 region GCCGCGAAGACAGTCACCGGCGCGCTAGAAGACGTCGTTCGCCTCGAGTCGTCCATCGCGGACGGTTCCGCGAACGGTCACCTCTTCACCGAGACCGAGGTCTGCGCCGGTATCGACGCTCATCGTCGTCTCGCCGTCGTCTAAGACGACCGGTTCCCCGGCCTGAACGACGACACCAGTGAACTCGAGTTCGTCGCCCTCGGCTGGCTCACCATCGGACGAGTTCGCGACGTCGGAACTCGAGTCCGGTGTAGCGGGGCGTTCGGAGTCGTCACCATCCGCGCCCTCAGAGCCGTCACTTCCGGTTCCGTCGGCGAATGCCGAGAGTCCGGCCGAGGCGGTGTCGTCGGCCGCCGAATCAGGGGTTTCGGCGGCCGTCTCGGTGTCCAGAATAGTGACCGTCGAGCGCCAGCCTGCCGAGGCCTCGAGATCGTCCTGCCAGCCGTCCTGGATCTCGACGTCGGCGAGGGCAACCTCGTCGCCGGGGCCGATGTCGAAATCCGCCTTCTCGCCCCACATCGCCACGCGGATATCGCCGGTGGCATCCTGGATGCGAATGTTTCTGACCTGGCCCTCAGAGCCGTCGTCGCGGTCGAAGGTGCGTTTAGGATCGGCCGAGCGGACGACGCCCGCGATGTCGACCGTCTGACCGATCTCGACGGCCTCGATCGGCGTGCTGTCGGGGACGTAGGCGACGTCTTCGTCGACGACCTCGACCGCACCCCGATCGCCGACGTGGAGTTCGAGGTCGCCGTCGCGCTCGCGGACGTAGCCGTCGACAATTTCGACGGCACTACCGACGTCGATCTCCTCGGCTCGGGGCGCTTGGTCGTCCCAGAGGGTGACGCGAATGCGCCCGGTCTGGTCGCCGAGCGTGAGGTTCGCGACCTTCCCCTCGGAGCCGTCGTCGCGGTCGAACGTTCGGACCGAGTCAGTGGCGAGCACTTCGCCGACGAGATTGACGTTCGAGAGACCGAGCGAGAGCGCCTCGACGGTGTGGGTATCCGACAGCTGGACGTCAATCTCGGTGTCGTCGTCGGGCTGGACGTCGTCGACGCTCACCTCGACGCCCGAAAAGCCCTCCTTCGGGCGGCCTTTCACGCGGAGGACCTGCCCCTCCTCGAGCTCCTCGATGGCGGCTTCAGCGTGTTCGTCCCAGAAGGCCGCACGCACGGCGCCGGTCTCGTCTGCGACTTCGACGTTAACGACGCGGCCGTCTTCGTCCTCGCCGTCGCGCTCGAACGTCCGGACCTCACCGATGGAGACGACCTTCGCGACGAACTTCACCTCCTCCATTCCGGGTTCGATGTCCCCGACACCGCCGACCTCACTCTCGTCGAGTTCGTGAGCGACCAGCATCGCTGCCGTCTCCTCGTCGGCGAGTCCACCCATCTGCTCGACCTTCGCCTCGACCGCCTCGCGAAAGCGCTCGAGCGAGACGTCGGCCTCGAGGTCCTCGTAGACCTCCTCGATGTCGCTCATACTACTGCGGACCAGGCGCAGGCCGCGCATAAGCGTTGTCCATTCCTCCGGTGTGACCCTGCAAGCGACGCCGTGGCCGGTCTGGAACCGAGTCTCGAATCGTGATCATACCGGAGCCTGGTTCGTCATCGAATATAAACGCTCGCGAGGGAAGGCGTGGATCAGACGATTCGCGGCGTCGCCGGGTACTCCCAGGTCTCGCCCTGCAAGGCCTTTACCGCAGCCAGAATGCAAAAGACGACGTTCAGAATCGAGACGACGAACAGGAGGACGATTCCAATCGCCACGAAGACGAGAACGAACGAGACGAGCATGTAGACGGTGAACATGAGCTGCCAGTTGAGCGCGTTTCTGGCGTTCTCGGTGGCGAACTGACCGTCCGCGACGACGTAGACGATGAGTGGACCGATGAGCCACGTGAAAAGTGGGAGGACGTGGGCAAGCACCGCGAGCGCCGTCTGGTCGCCGGTCGTCTGGGACGGCGTCGGCCGAGTCTGATAATCGTCTCCGGTCGGTTCGTCCCACGCATCGTCACGTCTGGACGACGCTCCCCAGCCGTCGTCGGCGACGGGTTCGCCACACTCGGAGCAGAACTTCGCTCCGGGACTGAGCGCAGAGCCGCAGTTGTCGCAGTAGTCGTCCGACATGCCACTCACTCGCTACCCGAGGTGCTTAAAACGCGGGGCGCGGTTTCCCTCGCGGAGGCCCGTGCGGTCCGGTGGCGAGGCCCGCCCGCCCCGCCCTTTCGAAAGGGCTTTAACCGGGACAGGGCTACGAGTAGATGAGTCCTGATAGGGTAGTGGACTATCCTCTTGGCTTGCGGAGCCAGGGACCGGAGTTCAAATCTCCGTCAGGACGTTTCTCTGCAGCACAACACGACGAGCAAAGCGAGGAGTCTGTGCTGCAGGAAACTCCACCGGAGATTTGAGCAGACCAGTGGCAGCCCGCGAAGGGCCGGAGGCCCGAGCAGGAACCTCTGGGCGAGTTCAAATCTCCGGAACGTCTTCGACGTTCCGTGCTGTACGCTCGCTTTGTCACCGGCGGCTTCGCCGCCGGTTTCCAGCGGGACCGAAGGTCCCGCCCGCTTCGCGTACAACTCCGTCAGGACGCTCACTTATCGCGACGGCTTCGCATTGCTCAGCCGTCGCTCTCGGTTCGGTCCTGACGTGCCCAACGCTCACTCCGTTCGCGTTGGACTCCGTCAGGACGCTCAACCAGAGAAGCGGTGAGTTTTGTTCGTCCCCGCGTTACTCAAGTGATTTCGCTCGGTTCTGGAACTCGCCACCGCATTCCGAACAGGTTCCGGGGTGGGTTTCGGCCGCGACGATCCGCCCACACTGGAGGCACTCGTACTCCGAATCGATCTCGGAGGTGTCGTTCTCGACGTCTTGGCCTTGTGGCATATGTAACGATTCGATCCCAGAAGGCAAATATTGCACGGATACATGTCATTTACTGACATAGATTCGCCGAAGAGACGAGAACAGCGTCGCCACTCACGACTGATAACTGGGCGAGAGGAGTAAGCCCCCTTCTGTTCACCCCGGCATTCGGCTGAGCGTCCACGCCGCCCGCAAAGCGGTGCGTTCGGGCTACCTACGACGCGGACTTGCACCGGTGAGGATTCGCCGTTCCATCGATCCTCGGCCGTCGACCCTCCGCGGGTTAGCTCCCCTTCCTCGCGGTCGGGTTCGCGCGCCTCATCGGTCGAGCCGAGACGTGTCGTTTCTGTTCCAGAGCCAGCGGTCTCCCGCTCCGGACTTGCGTCCGGTCACCTGCCCGAACGGTGGGGGGACTTTCCTCGCGTGCGTGGCCCGTCCCGGAGGGACGAACCACGTTGGGTGGCCACACCGTCGCCAGCGTGGCCATCGCGGCAGCCAGGCTCTCTCTCCCAGCTAGAGTAGGGCCTTCAGGCGAATAAGTCCCTCGGTCGGGGGGTCATTCGCGTCTCTTCGAATGGAAGCGTTTTAGAGCGAGCCGTTCATGTACACCTGTATGTCACAGGGACAGGGTGTCGACCTCTCCTACGAAGACGGCGCGCGTGCCGTCGAACTTGCACGTGAGTCCGTCGAATCCTTCGTTCGTCACGGCCAACGAGAACATCCGGGTAGCATGCGCGAAGCCTTCTACGAGCGAACGGGCGCGTTCGTCAGGCTCGAGTCCACCCGCGGACGCGGAAGTCTTCGCGGCTGCGCCGGGGGCTATCGGTCGGACGAACAGCTCGGCCACGTCATCGTCGACGCAGCGATCGAAGCTGCAAGCGGCGACTCCTGTGGGTCGGAGGTCACTCCTTCGGAGCTCGACAATCTCACCGTCTCGGTCTGTACCGTCCGAAGCGTGGTCCTGACCGACGATCCAGTCGCAGACATCGAGCTCGGCACGCACGGCGTCGCCGTCGACGGCGGCGGCGAGGGGGGCTGGCTCTACCCGACCGTCCCCGTCGAGAACGGCTGGAGCGAACACGAGTACCTAGATCGAACCTGTCGCAAAGCTCGCCTCCCGCCGACGGCGTGGCAAGACGACGATGTCGTCGTCACACTCTTCGAGGGCCAGGTGTTCCGCGAGCGGGCCGGCGACGGCAGCATCGAGCAGTTGTAAGCGGCGTCGACACGACGCGATCACCAAACGAACCAGCCAGCCGGGAGCTGGTAGCAAACAGCTATATAACTATTGTGCCACAGTTGAGCGCTCGACAGTCGTGAGTGGGTTTATACGGTGGTGTCGGTCGACAGCCAAGTCGTGATGAGAGATCGCCACACCTGCACCGATCGCGACGTGATCGGGCCTGCCGACACACCGTGTCGAAAGCCAGTGACGGAACGAACAGACTGCCACACGCCGCAGACCGGAGAGCCGACAGCCTGCGGGAGTCGACGGCAGCGGGATCTCCGCCGAGGGGGGTGGCGTCGATGACCGCGATCGAAACGGCGAGCCT contains the following coding sequences:
- a CDS encoding single-stranded DNA binding protein — translated: MSDIEEVYEDLEADVSLERFREAVEAKVEQMGGLADEETAAMLVAHELDESEVGGVGDIEPGMEEVKFVAKVVSIGEVRTFERDGEDEDGRVVNVEVADETGAVRAAFWDEHAEAAIEELEEGQVLRVKGRPKEGFSGVEVSVDDVQPDDDTEIDVQLSDTHTVEALSLGLSNVNLVGEVLATDSVRTFDRDDGSEGKVANLTLGDQTGRIRVTLWDDQAPRAEEIDVGSAVEIVDGYVRERDGDLELHVGDRGAVEVVDEDVAYVPDSTPIEAVEIGQTVDIAGVVRSADPKRTFDRDDGSEGQVRNIRIQDATGDIRVAMWGEKADFDIGPGDEVALADVEIQDGWQDDLEASAGWRSTVTILDTETAAETPDSAADDTASAGLSAFADGTGSDGSEGADGDDSERPATPDSSSDVANSSDGEPAEGDELEFTGVVVQAGEPVVLDDGETTMSVDTGADLGLGEEVTVRGTVRDGRLEANDVF
- a CDS encoding DUF4870 domain-containing protein → MSDDYCDNCGSALSPGAKFCSECGEPVADDGWGASSRRDDAWDEPTGDDYQTRPTPSQTTGDQTALAVLAHVLPLFTWLIGPLIVYVVADGQFATENARNALNWQLMFTVYMLVSFVLVFVAIGIVLLFVVSILNVVFCILAAVKALQGETWEYPATPRIV
- a CDS encoding rubrerythrin-like domain-containing protein gives rise to the protein MPQGQDVENDTSEIDSEYECLQCGRIVAAETHPGTCSECGGEFQNRAKSLE
- a CDS encoding TIGR00296 family protein — its product is MSQGQGVDLSYEDGARAVELARESVESFVRHGQREHPGSMREAFYERTGAFVRLESTRGRGSLRGCAGGYRSDEQLGHVIVDAAIEAASGDSCGSEVTPSELDNLTVSVCTVRSVVLTDDPVADIELGTHGVAVDGGGEGGWLYPTVPVENGWSEHEYLDRTCRKARLPPTAWQDDDVVVTLFEGQVFRERAGDGSIEQL